In one Sphingomonas sp. S1-29 genomic region, the following are encoded:
- the metC gene encoding cystathionine beta-lyase — MGCRPHHAKGDGRGVNPDGKGEIDNETRVVQAGRRAEWTQGIVNPPVWRASTILYDSVADLRAPGKRDTHHRLFYGRRGTPTQWSLADALTELEPGASGTLLYPSGVAAIATALLAVLSPGDELLLPDSSYDPTRALAGGLLARMGITTRFYDPMVGAGIAQLIGERTRAIFMESPGSLTFEVQDVPAIVAAARAHRIVTLLDNTWATPLLFPAIAHGVDYTILACTKYVVGHSDVMLGSVTAGHGCYDALRTATYQLGQCVSPDDAWLGSRGLRTMALRLKAQGSAALQIAQWLKVQPDVARVLHPALPDCPGNDVFVRDFKGGSGLFSFVLDGGDEAARAALIDGLAHFGIGYSWGGFESLALPVDPQHHRSCTSWEAEGPLVRLQIGIESVDDLIADLDAGLARFRAAR, encoded by the coding sequence ATGGGGTGCCGACCGCACCACGCCAAAGGCGATGGGCGCGGCGTGAATCCAGACGGTAAAGGCGAAATCGACAATGAAACGCGCGTCGTCCAGGCCGGGCGGCGCGCCGAATGGACCCAGGGGATCGTCAATCCGCCGGTGTGGCGCGCATCGACGATCCTCTACGATTCGGTCGCCGATCTGCGCGCCCCGGGCAAGCGCGACACCCATCACCGGCTATTCTATGGCCGCCGCGGCACCCCGACCCAGTGGAGCCTGGCCGACGCGCTGACCGAGCTCGAGCCCGGCGCCAGCGGCACCCTGCTCTATCCCTCGGGGGTCGCGGCGATCGCCACCGCGTTGCTCGCGGTGCTGTCGCCCGGCGACGAATTGCTGCTGCCCGACAGCAGCTATGACCCGACCCGCGCGCTGGCGGGCGGGCTGCTCGCGCGGATGGGGATCACGACGCGCTTCTATGATCCGATGGTCGGCGCGGGGATCGCGCAGCTGATCGGCGAGCGCACCCGCGCGATCTTCATGGAAAGTCCGGGCAGCCTGACCTTCGAGGTGCAGGACGTCCCCGCGATCGTGGCGGCGGCGCGCGCGCATCGAATCGTGACGCTGCTCGACAATACCTGGGCGACGCCGTTGCTGTTCCCCGCGATCGCGCACGGGGTCGATTACACGATCCTCGCCTGCACCAAATATGTCGTCGGGCATTCGGACGTGATGCTCGGATCGGTGACCGCGGGGCATGGCTGCTACGACGCGCTGCGCACCGCAACCTATCAATTGGGGCAATGCGTCAGCCCCGACGATGCCTGGCTCGGCAGCCGCGGCCTGCGGACGATGGCGCTGCGGCTGAAGGCGCAAGGGAGCGCGGCGCTGCAGATCGCGCAATGGCTCAAGGTACAGCCCGATGTCGCGCGGGTGCTCCACCCGGCCTTGCCCGATTGCCCCGGCAACGACGTGTTCGTCCGCGATTTCAAGGGCGGCTCGGGGCTGTTCAGCTTCGTGCTCGATGGCGGCGACGAGGCGGCGCGCGCCGCGCTGATCGACGGGCTCGCGCATTTCGGCATCGGCTATAGCTGGGGCGGGTTCGAAAGCCTCGCGCTGCCGGTCGATCCGCAACATCATCGCAGCTGCACCAGCTGGGAGGCCGAGGGGCCGTTGGTGCGGTTGCAGATCGGAATCGAATCGGTCGACGACCTGATCGCCGATCTCGACGCGGGGCTTGCGCGCTTTCGCGCCGCGCGATGA